The genomic segment CGACTAGTATCCTGTCTCATATACAAGGAGGGAAATAGGTATAGTGGGCAGGAACAGAGGATGGTGGTTAGAGAAGATACATTTAGACTCCCCCAAGTTTATGCTTCCCTTCTGCCACCACCCAAGAAGTGCAGATCATCTTCTGGCTTTGGAGGTCATTACAGTTGGCCTCACCTTAGCCCAAAACAGCTGGATACTAGGAATTCACggtaatagcttttttttttttcctttttttttgaaatagagcctttctctgtcacctaggctggagtgcagtggcacgatcttggctcactgcagcctccgcctcccaggttcaagtggttctcccatctcagcctcccgagtagcagggattacaggtgcacaccaccacgcccggctaatttttgtatttttagtagagacggggtttcaccatgttgaccaggctggtcttgaactcctgaccttaggtgatccacgcggctcagcttcccaaggtactgggattacaggcgtgcaaggtgctgggattacaggcgtgagccactgcacctggctgataaCTCCTTCTTTCCTACTTCCTCATCTCAGGCCACccactctttctactttttttcccccaccagGTGAAATTGCCCTCTTGGAAGGCCTGACAGTGGTATACAAAAGCAGTATAGATCTCTATTTCTATGTGATTGGCAGCTCCTATGAAAATGAGGTGAGAATCCCTACTACCCCTTTGCTATTTCTGATCCTACTTTCTAAACCACAGGCAGTACATAGCCACTGGTTTGGGGCCCTGATAGAGCCGTGTTCCTCTAGCTTCTGACCAAGTTAATGAAGTTGTCAGAGATCCCACGAGCCTCACAAACATGGCCCGGCAAATGAATCGCCTAGAAAGGAAGTTTTCCTAGATTGATCTTTTATATCCATTAGGAAACATCATATATGTTTTAATACCCTTCCCtgagtagtatttttttttttttttttgagacggagtcttgctctgtcgcccaggctggagtgcagtggccggatctcagctcactgcaagctccgcctcccggttctacgccattctcctgcctcagcctcctgagtagctgggactacaggcgcccgccacctcacctggctagttttttgtatttttttagtagagatggggtttcactgtgttagccaggctgatctcgatctcctgacctcgtgatccgcccgtctcggcctcccaaagtgctgggattacaggcttgagccatcgcgcccggcccgagtagtattttttaagatggatttCTGAGGTATGGTCAAGATTGCAGGGAGATACTTGCTCCTTCTATGAAGGGTCCATACCTGACTGAGTTTGAGCCAATTAGCTAACAACCTGGGTCGTGTTGAAACCATACATTCTGAATGGGTCACTTGAGAAGACCTTGGATATAGTCCTAACCTGCTTCCTATATACAGAAAAAGCTATTTGCCTCAGGTAGCAAATTCTAggagaatagataaataaaaataagccccCAGATAATTTGAGGCAAAAGTCAAAGTTTGAGAAAGTCAACTCTTACTGAGCTCTTATTATTGGTATAAGTGCTTTGTAAAGTACATTGTTATTTAAACCTTGCAGCACTTCCATGAGTTGTAGGCATTAGTGcctttgttttacaaatgaggaaaccaaaccAGAAGAACCATAAGAAATTACTTGTGTGTGACCATTGTGAAAACTACAAAAGTGGCAGTTTGATGTAGTTTAACCTAATAACTTTCTCAGGGTCACACATGTAGAAAATGGCTTAGCTTGGATTCAAACCCGTATCTGTCTGACTTAAAGTCCatgctttttaagaaattttgagacataggccgggcgcggtggctcatgcctgtaatcccagcactttgggaggccaaggcgggtggatcacttggggtcatgagatcgagaccattctggctaacacagtgaaactgcatgtctactaaaaatacaaaaaattagctgggtgtggtggcaggcatctgtagtcccagctactcgggaggctgaggtaggagaatggcgtgaacccaggaggcggaggttgcagtaagctgagatcgcgccactgccctccagcctgggcaacagagcgaaactccgtctcaacaacaacaacaaaaattagttgggtgtggtggtggacgcctgtaatcccagctacttgggaggctgaggcaggagaattgcttgaacctgggaggtggaggttgcagtgagctgagattgcgccattgcactccagcctgggcgacaagagtgagactctcaaaaaaaaaaaaaaaaaaaaaaattgagacaggttcaatcccaggctggattgcagtggtgcagtcttggctcactgcaacctctggctcccaggctcaagtaatactcctgccttagcctcccaagtagctgggactgcaggtgcccaccaccacgccggctaattttttttgtattttttgtagagacggggttttgccatgttgcccaggctggtctcaactcctgagctcaagcaatctgcctgcctcggcctccgaaagtgctgggatagaGTCAGGGTCTAGACAGGGTCTAgatgttacaggtgtgagccactgtgcccagccaattaaaGTCCATGCTTTTTACACTAACTCTACAGCCTTCCTGTCACCTCAGCTATTGCTTGGTTAATGATTTCTCTACCTAAGACATCAGGTAACACACATACAGTTGGTAAAGACATTGTAGAGGACTGTGACAAGAAAGTTCTGTTTATAAACTTTTGGCTAAAAGAGATGTTGAATTGTGGGATCATGTAGCAGAATTTATTTCTATGAGAAACCACAGGTCCTCTTCCTGTTGTGCTCTCACTTCCACCTTATGTTTTTGGTCCTTTGTGAAAGCCTGTGTCTTTTGATGTTTAATGAATTAGGAGGTTTTGTTTTTAGGTAGCAGCTTTCAGGGCCTTGAACCTTACCCTTCTGCCTCCTCTGTTTCCCAACAGCTGATGCTTATGGCAGTTCTGAACTGCCTCTTCGACTCATTGAGCCAGATGCTGAGGTGAGcaggacattctttttttttccccccaagttACGATGGAAACAGCAGGGCATTGTTGATTTCTGTTTGGGAGATAAAGTAACCATCTTCAGGCTCAGGGATTGTAGGAGATTGGCAAACGCTCCAGGGAGTTGATTTAGTTTAAGAAGTTGGGttttgccaggcgtggtgactcacgcctgtaatcccagtactttgggaggccaacgtgggtggatcacgaggtcaggtgaaccatcctggctaacatggggaaaccccgtctccactaaaaatacaaaaaattagctgggcatggtagtgggcgcctgtagtcccagctactcaggaggctgaggcaggagaatggcgtgaacctgggaggcggagcttgcagtgagccaagatcacaccactgcactccaaacttggcgacagagtgagactgtgtctcaaggaaaaaaaaaaaaaagaaggtcgGTTTTATTAATTCATAGTAATTCATGCTACTGGGGAGGACTGGATGGAGAGTATGTCCCTCCTATGGAATAATGATCTTACTAAGGAAGGGGACTGGGAGGGAGCCGAATCTTTACCTCTGTGTTTACTCTTGTAATCCCCTGTGGCCCTGTCAGATCTGAGCATCCTCAAGGTGCTTTCCTGGGCTTCATTCTTGACATTAGAAGTAGGGAAAGGGCAAGCATAAGGAAGTGTCCCAGATAGTATGTCATTCAGTACTTCGGGAATGGAAGCAAcactcccaattttttttttttcttttttttttatttttttgagatggagtctcactccgtcatacaggctagagtgcagtagcatgatctcggctcactgcaacctctgcctcccaggttcaagcgattctcctcctcagcctcctgagtagagtggctgggattacaggcacgcgccaccacgcctggctaatttttgtatttttagtagagatggggttttaccatgttggccgggctggtcttgaactcctgacctcaaatgatccacctaccttggcctcccaaagtgctgggattataggcatgagccacgtagcccagtttttttttttttttttttttttttttttttttttttttttttccacttctagTCCTTGTTTTTTGCCTTCTATAGAACAGGAAgcacccaggcaggaggattgcataagtcgagttcaagacaagcctgggcaacatagtgagaccctgtctctgcaaaaaataaaaaaattagccaggtgtggtggtacatacctgtagtctcagctactcaggatgctgaggtaggaagattgcttgagcccaggaggttgaggctgcactgagctgtgatcatgctgctgcactccagactaggcgacatagcaagaccctgtctcaaaaaaaaaaaaaaaaaaaaaaaaaaaaccaggaagcTTCTGCCATTTACCCTCTCCTCCCTTTCCACTTCCCCACTAGCCCTCTGTTAACCGTGTAGATGGGTAATAGAAGAGAGGTAAGTTACTTTTTCTGAAAACATCCAGGGCTCTGAACTTCATTCCCCCAGCAGCTCTCAAGTGAACCCAGTACAGACAGCCATCCAGACCAGAACAGCAGGCACTCTCAGCCCTGCAAACTCAGCAGGGTGAATGGCTCAGATTTCCTCAGGAAGGGGATGATTTATTTCTTATCCAGGTGAATGAATAGACTTCATTTCGGGTAATCTAGTGAAAGCCTCAAACTGACGGATGTGACAGGCCACATGCACCAACCACCGGATCTGAGGCTAGTGTATGCAGACCCTGCCCCCTCTTTGGGCTTCTTTTCAGGGCCTGAGCAGAGCTGGTAAGGGATAGGGAGAAGAGGGAACGGAACAGAGAATGTCTCAGGAGGTTTGTTAGAGCTTGAGTGCAAATAAGGTTTGCATTCAACCCCTCGCACCTCCGGCCACCTCCAGATTGAGTCTTAgctctgtttatatttttttccacccACTGATGTCAGTGTTTATGAGCAATGTTATGAGCAGCAGCATGGCAGGTAGGAAAGAAACAATAGCTGTGGATAATCAACCCCTGAATAGTCAGAAATTAACTGTATTATTTGAATCTCTTTCCATACATTCCTTATTCAGCAACCAAGAGTAGAAAGGGGTTTTGAGTGAACTAGCTAAAAAGTTCTTCACCTTATTTACTTCTTTGTGTGGTTGGTGGAGATGTTTATTGGTCTAGTTTAGGTTCCTCAATTCAGACAAGGTCCTAGGATTTCTTTCACACAcaatttggtttttttcttctcttctcttgggGACTCaggaaaaatgtagaaaagcGAGCACTGCTGGAGAACATGGAGGGGCTGTTCTTGGCTGTGGATGAAATTGTAGATGGAGGGTAAGTTCTCTGACCTGCCTTGATCTTGGGTGAGGTAGTGGGATAACTGCCCCTGTCCTAAGTCAAGCAGGCTCAGCGGCCAGAGGTCCTGTTCCCCCACAGTGAGTTGGGCATTCGGGACAGAGTGAACAGTgatctcttctttgtttttgcagGGTGATCCTCGAGAGTGATCCCCAGCAGGTGGTACACCGGGTGGCATTAAGGGTAAGCAGGAATGTGTTTCTCTGCATCCCCGCATCTATTCACAAACACCCTCCACAGCCAGACCTGCTGGATGTGTCTAGTAGTTGGGGCTCATAGGATACATAgaaccttctctttttctttcaaatacattcagcctttctctttccttcccttcttattgtcccaaagaaagaagaagaaagaacttaTTTCTACCCCTAATAAGGTACCTAACATCTCATACAGTCTTTGCACAAAGTGgacatttaatacatatttatttaataagtgataaaataaactaatatttatggttttgaaattataaaggaacttggccgggcgcggtggctcaagcctgtaatcccagcactttgggaggccgagacgggcggatcacgaggtcaggagatcgagaccatcctggctaacacggtgaaaccccgtctctactaaaaatacaagaaaattagccgggcgaggtggcgggcgcctgtagtcccagctactcgggaggctgaggcaggagaatggcgtgaacccgggaggcggagcttgcagtgagccgagatcgcgccactgcactccagcctggggcacagagcaagactccgtctcaaaaaaaaaaaaaaaaaaaaaagaaattataaaggaaCTTGAAGTTGGCTTATTCCCTTCTTGGAGATGGATCCAATCATCTGAGGCAGAAGAgtgtcttttttgtcttttaaagtgTTATAtaggactgggtgtggtggctcacacctgtaatctcagcactttgggaagtggaggccggtagatcacaaggtcaggagatcgagatcagcctgaccaacgtggtgaaaccctgtctctactaaaaatacaaaaattagctgggcgtggtggtgcgtgcctgtaatcccagctactcgagaggctgaggcaggagaattgcttgagcctgggaggtggaggttgcagtgagccaagattgcaccactgcactgcagcctgggtgacagagtgagactctgtctcaaaaataaataaataaataaataaagtgttacATAACTGAGGATGGTGCCTCTCCATCAGGAAGTACGTATTTGCCAGAACCTCAGAACCTCAGTCCTCTTTGGTGCTAGTGATATCAGAAAGGGGCCTCTGAGTTAACCATAGAAGGCCCCAGGTCAGCTGAGGAGATAATGGTGGATGCAGAGAGCCCACAAGCATATTATACGGGCGCAGAGATGTCTGAGCAAAGCAAATTCTCCCCATTCACAGAATGTCCTGGCTCTGACCTCCACAGAGTGAAGGCTGACAGTGCTTGGTAATGGGAAATCTTCTCCCTTAACTGCTGTGGGCTCCATTTGCATAGTTTAATCTTCTCCTCTAACATATGTCTCTATGTGGCAAGAGAGAGGGTCCCCCCACCAACTCCCCCCTTTCTCTTCTCAGGCTGCTGTTGCAGcagtttatttcttcaaattaacATGCTGTCGTTACCCATCAGGCTTTGCGGGATCCATTAAACCACTCCTGGCTCCCCCTCATCCTTTCCCTAGCAATACTGATACTCAGAGAAGGCCTTTTCTGACTAGAGAATCAGGTCCTCCACCCCCAAGTTAAGGGAGTTGAGGATCAGATAACCTGCTGGTTACTCGGAATGGAGTTAAATCTTTTAAGAAGTCCTCCTGCCTTAAAATGGAAGCTGGATGAAATGACCCTTTTTTGTTCATAGTCCCTCTGGCCAAGTAAAACTGTAGCTGTCCTAGTCCCCAGAAGGGACTGAGAAGTTCAGTGCATCTGCCCTTTGTTTCAGTTTAAAGgattacttttttcttctctaataccAGACTCCAATCAGGTCTTACTCCAGCTTTCTCCCACACTAAATGCTTGTATCTCTGTGCCATAGGGTGAAGATGTCCCCCTTACGGAGCAGACCGTGTCTCAGGTATgactttctcccttcttcctttccagatGGACTGCATCACTAAAGAGGCTAGAACAGCATTCCACCCATACCTCCCAAGTCTGAGTGAGACTGGAGACTCAAGACACATCTTTCTTGGCTCCCTCTTATTCCAGAGAACTGGGACTTATACAGCCAG from the Macaca thibetana thibetana isolate TM-01 chromosome 11, ASM2454274v1, whole genome shotgun sequence genome contains:
- the COPZ1 gene encoding coatomer subunit zeta-1; the protein is MEALILEPSLYTVKAILILDNDGDRLFAKYYDDTYPSVKEQKAFEKNIFNKTHRTDSEIALLEGLTVVYKSSIDLYFYVIGSSYENELMLMAVLNCLFDSLSQMLRKNVEKRALLENMEGLFLAVDEIVDGGVILESDPQQVVHRVALRGEDVPLTEQTVSQVLQSAKEQIKWSLLR